TTACTAATTCTGTtgtttttcctttccttttcttatGTTTCGGTTGTTCAGGGGAATAAAGTTGACAATCTGCAACTGCATTAATGCAATTAGGTTTGATACAAATACAATTTGCTTACTTCAATGGAATTTGGGTTGTCCAAATTCCAGTACTAGCTTCTTCCAACGTGCTCTCTTTATGAATCATACAGTTTGAAAGTTTATATATCTACACCCATCTTCAAGACAGGAGACAAGAAAATTTTGTGTAGTCAATCTTGACCCATTTGAGTCATCTTCAATTTTGTCGGATTAATGTTGGCAACTTGAGTATTAATTGTGTAGTATCAGGGAACAGATGGTTGATAGTTTATGGTAATAAAATGGAGTCATTTCATATGACTTAACCAACAATCCCCCATCCAAGTTTGATTAAGTTTGAGCATTGACAGTTTGCTAAGACAACATTACACATTCACAGTAAATAAGAAATAAGTGTGTGTTCTCTTAATAGCTGGAACTTGGAATTACCTTCTTTCGCCTCTGGGATGTACTTAGTAAGTCGATATTTCTGCAAGTTACAAATGAATAAGTACAGTGAAATGCAACACCTTGTGAGAGATCACTTTGCTAGATATACCTGCAAATGACTCTTTACGTGGTAAATAGTCAAACCTTCGACATTCATAAGATTTAGTACAGCCTTTGGAGTTGCCTCTGCATGTGAGAACACACATAGATGGAGACTACAAATTCATCCAGCAATGCTAAATCAAAATGGAGAGCTTACTCTCAGCCCCATCAAGTTTGTTCACAGCTTCTACAAATCGCTCATGGAGCTCCAAGGTCCATCTTAATCTTGTCTTATTTGCAGCTGAAGCTGAGACTGTGGCTGTGGAGGGGGATGAGTGCAATTGAACTTTAGCAGGAGGCTCTGAAAGCTGAACAGCCTGGTTGTGGTTAGAAGACAAAGGAAGAGAAGAGACCTTTGGTGTCTCATATATGTCCTATATAAAAAAACAGCAAGTTAGTTGTATAACAAAATTGTTAGCAAATTGGACATACTATGACTATAATTTATCTTCAAAAATATTTTCATGTTTGTTCAACAACAACAGTAATCATCCTTGTATAGCCAAATTTTAGAGCACTCGCCACTTATATGCAAGCAGTTCCTGACCAAACTATTCAGATATATATTACGCTCAAGAGTCATTTTTATGTCATTAACATTGCTTTCAAGTCAGATTTTTGGGTGCAACACCAAGATACTCAAAAAGTTTTGAATTAGATGATGCAATAAGCATTTACATGAAGTGATACTAACATATTTAATTTAAAACACTTAAGGAAATAGAAAAATATTGCAAAGATACAACAAAATACTCACATCCAAACGTGGGCTTTCCCCATTGTCAGTGATAGCTATACCGAGTTGTTCGGAAAGAAGTTGCAATTCTATTTGCTCGCTAAGTGCTATGCCATTATTGCCATAAATCTCTCCATGGGTGCTACCATCTGAAGCATCTCCAGACAGATTAAGAAAATCTTTCATCAAGTCATCTGTGTGTTCATCCTCACAACTTCTAGCACTTGTGTCTCCATTGAACAGCAGAGGAGAGCTAGACAATTGAACAGCTGAATTCTGCTTCTCGCACTTTGGAGGATGAGGAAGGAACAGTGAGCTACTTAACTTTCGGGAGGACTCTGAGATGGCTGAAGATGAAGAGTAAAGGCTGGTACAAAATGTGGAAGAACGAGAAAACATATGATCTGAACATTGAGAATGAGATACATAAGAGCGTGGACTTCCTGGCTTGAAGCTGGATGATTTAAGCAGTTCTGTCTGTGCACGGTAGGGGCTTGTGGAGGACAACCTATCATCCAGTAGGTTTTTACAGTCATGTTGGTTGCTCAACTGAACTGATAACAGCGAAGAATGATGGAAATGCTTGGTTCCTTCAGGATTATTATTTTGTTTAGCTGTAGTTAAACTATGGCTGCTCATGGTTTCTGCCTAATAGATCTTAGTAACCCTGCAATTGCTGAACAGAAGAATATATTCTCCTTTAAGCGACTGAGCCTACAAAATAATTACCTTTATTAGCCAACTTAGCAAGAAGAAAAAAAGCTTTGCCATGAATGCTTTAGTTAGAAAATAGTGACTTATGGATAAGAATCATAGACTAAGAGGTATTTGTCTTTCTAGGAGTAGGAGATGTCTGCACATACAACAAGATTACAATGACTAATAGCTGAAGTATTTGCATCTTTGCTAAAAAAAATTGTAGTAGGTACCTGCTTTTGAAATTAATGGTTGTGTCCATCAGGTCTTCTCCAAGGCCAGGCATTGGTGAGACTTGACCTCATCTGTATGGTGCAGTCTAATGTTATTTATTAGTGTTTAAGAAACTTGAACTTCATATGCTATAGATCAATAAACTTTGACTTGGGTTAAGACATCAGTACTTGTCAGATCTGTTTTATTGATCGAGATGGATATGCTCATCAAGATTTTAAATACCAATAAACCAAAGATCAAAACTAGACCATATTTCTCAATTTTTCGTTTAAGTTTGTTACCTGATGATTTTTTTTCCACTTTTCCAGAGAGAGGAGGATTCCCAAGAAATGTCCATTGCTTATATCATATAACTAACAATCTATATCTGATGAAGATAAATAGGAAAAATTACCTTTGCTCTACATCAAACTTGATCACCTGGTACAGACTTCATATGTTAGTTTCTGACAACCCACTTAATCATGCTATCACAATATGAAGAGATTCTTATCACTTGATTAAAGTTATATGCACAAATTTATCTTCTTATTTCCATGGTGGGACTACTAGACTATGACCACCTTTCCTGTGCAAATGTTTGATAATTTCATCAGTGTGG
This DNA window, taken from Musa acuminata AAA Group cultivar baxijiao chromosome BXJ3-7, Cavendish_Baxijiao_AAA, whole genome shotgun sequence, encodes the following:
- the LOC135643544 gene encoding protein PHOSPHATE STARVATION RESPONSE 3-like, producing the protein MSSHSLTTAKQNNNPEGTKHFHHSSLLSVQLSNQHDCKNLLDDRLSSTSPYRAQTELLKSSSFKPGSPRSYVSHSQCSDHMFSRSSTFCTSLYSSSSAISESSRKLSSSLFLPHPPKCEKQNSAVQLSSSPLLFNGDTSARSCEDEHTDDLMKDFLNLSGDASDGSTHGEIYGNNGIALSEQIELQLLSEQLGIAITDNGESPRLDDIYETPKVSSLPLSSNHNQAVQLSEPPAKVQLHSSPSTATVSASAANKTRLRWTLELHERFVEAVNKLDGAEKATPKAVLNLMNVEGLTIYHVKSHLQKYRLTKYIPEAKEDDKKASCPEDKKAPSVSDDSDLAKRRNIQVTEALQMQIEVQKQLHEQLEVQRALQLRIEENAKYLQKILEQQQKARNPTSCTQRSISEVPLEQHSPAPDQSEVGIDCSPPNSLKHKENDSESDSKSVKDCKRIRLEVEQEILS